The proteins below come from a single Miscanthus floridulus cultivar M001 chromosome 1, ASM1932011v1, whole genome shotgun sequence genomic window:
- the LOC136507314 gene encoding indole-3-pyruvate monooxygenase YUCCA8-like, with translation MQGQVAGEDAGGGSSRRREGSAAAACLVRGPIIVGAGPSGLAVAATLSQHAVPFTVLERSDGIADLWTNRTYDRLRLHLPKVFCELPHARFPADFPTYPTKHDFLRYLRSYAARFDVSPLFGRTVTRARYDADASLWRVTAVSAADGGVATMETEYVSPWLVVASGENAEVVVPTVKGRERFAGEVLHSSEYRRGERFKGMRVLVVGCGNSGMEMCLDLCEHGAMPFMSVRSGVHLLPREMFGASTFGIAMKLLRWLPIKLVDRLLLLVARMVLGDTEKHGLRRPKLGPLEIKNITGKSPVLDVGAWSFIKSGNIKIVPEVESFTGNGVRFVDGNEMAFDAVIFATGYRSNVPFWLKDDGELFTEDGKAKAEQASDDWWRGPNGLYRVGFSGRGLLGAGADALRAAADIAGRWQAEVAAAAAGGAKISSSSV, from the exons ATGCAGGGGCAAGTTGCTGGTGAGGACGCTGGTGGCGGCAGCTCTAGGCGGCGGGAGGGCTCGGCCGCCGCCGCGTGCTTGGTGCGTGGCCCCATCATCGTGGGCGCGGGACCGTCAGGGTTGGCCGTGGCGGCGACGCTGAGCCAGCACGCGGTGCCCTTCACGGTGCTGGAGCGCTCCGACGGCATCGCCGACCTGTGGACGAACCGCACGTACGACCGGCTCCGGCTGCACCTCCCCAAGGTGTTCTGCGAGCTCCCGCACGCCCGCTTCCCGGCCGACTTCCCCACGTACCCGACGAAGCACGACTTCCTCCGCTACCTCCGCTCCTACGCCGCGCGCTTCGACGTGTCCCCGCTGTTCGGGCGCACGGTGACCCGCGCGCGGTACGACGCGGACGCCTCGCTCTGGCGGGTCACCGCGGTGTCGGCCGCGGACGGCGGCGTGGCGACGATGGAGACCGAGTACGTGTCGCCGTGGCTGGTGGTGGCCAGCGGGGAGAACGCGGAGGTGGTGGTGCCGACGGTGAAGGGGAGGGAGAGGTTCGCCGGGGAGGTGCTGCACTCCAGCGAATACAGGAGAGGGGAGAGGTTCAAGGGCATGAGGGTGCTGGTCGTGGGCTGCGGCAACTCCGGCATGGAGATGTGCTTGGACTTGTGTGAGCACGGTGCCATGCCCTTCATGTCCGTCAGGAGCGGG GTGCACCTTCTACCGAGAGAGATGTTTGGGGCGTCGACGTTCGGCATCGCCATGAAACTGCTTCGATGGCTGCCGATCAAGCTGGTGGacaggctgctgctgctcgtcgcCAGGATGGTCCTGGGAGACACCGAGAAGCACGGGCTGAGGAGGCCCAAGCTGGGCCCGCTGGAGATCAAGAACATCACCGGCAAGAGCCCTGTTCTGGACGTGGGAGCATGGTCGTTCATCAAATCTGGAAACATCAAG ATCGTGCCAGAAGTGGAGTCATTCACAGGAAACGGGGTGAGGTTCGTCGACGGCAACGAGATGGCCTTCGACGCCGTCATCTTCGCCACCGGCTACAGAAGCAACGTCCCTTTCTGGCTCAAG GACGACGGCGAGCTGTTCACGGAGGACGGCAAGGCAAAGGCTGAGCAGGCGAGCGACGACTGGTGGAGGGGTCCCAACGGTCTGTACCGCGTGGGATTCTCCGGCCGGGGCCTGCTCGGCGCTGGCGCGGACGCGCTGAGGGCCGCCGCCGACATCGCCGGGAGGTGGCaggcggaggtggcggcagcggcagcgggtgGAGCCAAGATCTCCTCCTCCTCGGTGTAG